In Prionailurus viverrinus isolate Anna chromosome C2, UM_Priviv_1.0, whole genome shotgun sequence, one DNA window encodes the following:
- the RTP1 gene encoding receptor-transporting protein 1: protein MRIFRPWKLRCPALHLPSLSVFSLKWSLPSFATDETMCKSVTTGEWKKVFYEKMEEAKPADSWDLIIDPNLKHNVLAPGWKQYLELHASGRFHCSWCWHTWQSPHVVILFHMYLDREQRAGSVRMRVFKQLCYECGTARLDESSMLEENIESLVDNLITSLREQCYGEPGGQYRIHVASRQDTRRHRGEFCEACQEGIVHWKPSEKLLEEEATTYTFSRAPSPTKPQAEAGSGCNFCSIPWCLFWATVLLLIIYLQFSFRSSV, encoded by the exons ATGAGGATTTTTAGACCGTGGAAACTGCGCTGCCCTGCCCTACACCTGCCCTCGCTCTCCGTGTTCTCGCTCAAGTGGAGCCTGCCCTCCTTTGCCACTGACGAGACCATGTGTAAAAGCGTGACTACAGGTGAATGGAAGAAAGTCTTCTATGAGAAGATGGAGGAGGCCAAGCCGGCCGACAGCTGGGACCTCATCATAGATCCCAACCTCAAGCACAACGTGCTGGCCCCTGGCTGGAAGCAGTACCTGGAATTGCATGCCTCGGGCAG GTTCCACTGCTCCTGGTGCTGGCACACCTGGCAGTCGCCACACGTGGTCATCCTCTTCCACATGTACCTGGACCGCGAGCAGCGGGCGGGCTCGGTGCGCATGCGCGTCTTCAAGCAGCTGTGCTACGAGTGCGGCACGGCGCGGCTGGACGAGTCGAGCATGCTGGAGGAGAACATCGAGAGCCTGGTGGACAACCTCATCACCAGCCTGCGCGAGCAGTGCTACGGGGAGCCCGGTGGCCAGTACCGCATCCACGTGGCCAGCCGCCAGGACACCCGGCGGCACCGCGGCGAGTTCTGCGAGGCCTGCCAGGAGGGCATCGTGCACTGGAAGCCCAGCGAGAAGCTGCTGGAGGAAGAGGCCACCACCTACACCTTCTCGCGGGCGCCCAGCCCCACCAAGCCACAGGCGGAGGCGGGTTCTGGCTGCAACTTCTGCTCGATACCCTGGTGCTTGTTTTGGGCCACGGTCCTGCTGCTGATCATCTACCTGCAGTTCTCCTTCCGCAGCTCTGTCTAA